From the genome of Pelobacter propionicus DSM 2379, one region includes:
- a CDS encoding IS4-like element ISPepr3 family transposase produces the protein MRPFKRLKQRRKARAFKLLLTPVFERFKSDKQLESRGYRPLQMTFDDQLKALIFYHLEEFSSGSELLQALEQNDFAKECVAPPKGIKKSAFFEAINNRGLEQLSEVFGHLVKQAGKVLPAEYAHLGNLVSIDGSLIDAVLSMEWADYRSGSKKAKAHVGFDINRGIPRKIYLSDGKEGERPFVDKIIDKGETGVMDRGYQSHDHFDKWQAAEKFFVCRIRENTIKIVIRENAVNPDSIIFYDRIVMLGTKGVNQTEKELRLVGYRVDGKDYWIATNRYDLTAEQVAEVYKLRWNIETFFGWWKRHLKVYHLIARSKYGLMVQLLGGLITYLLLAIYCREQHNEPVSITRVRELRNQIANEAAEELEQKRMRTQQKSHKNKLLKKKRRHAKT, from the coding sequence ATGCGACCTTTCAAGCGACTGAAACAACGACGAAAAGCACGTGCTTTCAAATTGCTTCTTACCCCGGTTTTTGAGAGATTCAAGTCCGATAAACAACTTGAATCCAGGGGGTACCGCCCGTTGCAAATGACCTTTGATGATCAGCTAAAGGCCCTGATTTTCTATCACCTTGAAGAGTTTTCTTCCGGGAGCGAACTGCTGCAGGCTCTGGAACAGAATGACTTTGCCAAGGAGTGCGTTGCTCCCCCCAAGGGGATCAAAAAGAGCGCCTTCTTCGAGGCGATCAATAACCGTGGCCTTGAGCAGCTAAGTGAGGTATTCGGACATCTGGTCAAGCAAGCAGGCAAAGTGCTTCCGGCCGAATACGCTCACCTTGGCAACCTGGTATCCATAGATGGCTCTTTGATTGATGCTGTGCTGTCCATGGAATGGGCTGATTACCGAAGCGGCTCAAAGAAGGCCAAGGCTCATGTCGGCTTCGATATCAACCGGGGCATTCCCAGGAAGATATACCTCAGCGACGGTAAAGAGGGTGAGCGCCCCTTTGTTGACAAGATCATCGACAAAGGCGAAACCGGCGTTATGGATCGCGGGTATCAGTCCCATGACCACTTTGACAAGTGGCAGGCCGCCGAGAAGTTCTTTGTCTGTCGTATCAGGGAGAATACGATCAAGATAGTCATCAGAGAGAATGCCGTCAATCCTGACAGTATTATCTTCTATGACCGGATCGTAATGCTCGGCACCAAAGGCGTAAACCAGACTGAGAAAGAACTGCGCCTTGTTGGTTACCGTGTTGACGGTAAAGATTACTGGATCGCTACCAACAGGTACGACCTGACCGCTGAACAAGTCGCCGAAGTCTATAAGCTCCGCTGGAACATCGAGACCTTCTTTGGCTGGTGGAAACGCCATCTCAAGGTGTACCACCTGATCGCCAGGAGCAAGTACGGGCTGATGGTCCAGCTTCTTGGCGGCCTTATAACCTATCTGCTTCTTGCTATTTACTGCCGGGAGCAGCACAACGAACCAGTCAGCATCACTCGGGTACGGGAATTACGCAACCAAATCGCCAATGAGGCAGCAGAAGAACTAGAGCAAAAACGGATGCGAACACAGCAAAAATCCCACAAAAACAAACTTTTAAAGAAAAAACGACGACATGCAAAGACCTAA
- a CDS encoding OmpA/MotB family protein — MLKRIVGLIVAGVATLSLGGCMVAQSTYLKKVEEAEYLSREFADLKRGQEQLTAENSGLKTELADQARQKQALEQLLASKTDTLSQNVNDLRQKIAALEDENRELRKAREEKTSQLGTTYEKLLQNLKSEIAQGQVVISELKGALTVTMEAAILFDSGRVDVKPEGQLILFKLVETLKANRDRAIRVEGHTDNLAPSGALSRLFPSNWELSGARAVNVARYLQRQGVDPSLLSAVACGEYRPVADNATREGRARNRRIEITLVARD, encoded by the coding sequence TTGCTGAAGCGGATCGTTGGCCTGATCGTGGCCGGTGTGGCGACGCTCTCATTGGGCGGTTGCATGGTGGCGCAGAGCACGTACCTGAAAAAGGTGGAGGAGGCGGAGTACCTGTCCCGGGAGTTTGCCGACCTGAAGCGGGGTCAGGAGCAACTAACCGCGGAAAACAGCGGCCTCAAGACGGAACTGGCGGACCAGGCCAGGCAGAAACAGGCCCTGGAGCAGTTACTCGCGTCGAAAACCGATACCCTTTCCCAGAACGTCAACGACCTGCGCCAGAAGATTGCCGCTCTTGAAGATGAAAACAGGGAGCTGAGAAAGGCCAGAGAAGAAAAAACCAGCCAGCTTGGCACCACCTACGAGAAGCTGCTGCAGAACTTGAAGAGCGAGATCGCCCAGGGGCAGGTTGTCATTTCCGAACTCAAGGGGGCGCTGACCGTCACCATGGAAGCCGCCATACTCTTCGATTCCGGCAGGGTCGACGTGAAGCCGGAGGGGCAGCTGATACTGTTCAAGCTGGTGGAAACGCTTAAAGCGAACAGGGATAGGGCGATCCGCGTCGAGGGGCATACGGACAACCTGGCCCCAAGCGGCGCTTTGAGCCGCCTGTTTCCCTCAAACTGGGAACTCTCCGGAGCCCGTGCCGTCAATGTGGCCAGGTATCTGCAGCGCCAGGGGGTGGATCCCTCGCTCCTGTCGGCCGTTGCCTGCGGCGAATACCGTCCTGTGGCGGATAACGCCACGCGGGAGGGGCGGGCCAGGAACCGTCGTATCGAAATCACACTGGTGGCCAGGGACTGA
- a CDS encoding response regulator — MGRILLIDDDRGFTDFLSGYIRDTYPLLQVEICNNPVAALQRIKAGGYDLLLIDLEMPSMDGLKLLMFATRTGMDKNRIVILSGRDANVLHDICPMGTCLAVLNKFEARQKAVLDMIFSSLPVISG, encoded by the coding sequence CGACCGGGGCTTTACCGACTTTCTCTCCGGCTATATCCGTGACACTTATCCCCTGTTACAGGTGGAAATCTGCAACAACCCCGTGGCCGCCCTGCAGCGCATCAAGGCCGGCGGTTACGACCTGCTGCTGATCGATCTGGAGATGCCCTCCATGGATGGACTCAAGCTGCTGATGTTCGCCACCCGCACCGGCATGGACAAGAACCGCATCGTTATCCTCTCCGGACGTGACGCCAACGTGCTGCACGACATCTGTCCCATGGGCACCTGCCTGGCGGTGCTGAACAAGTTCGAGGCCCGCCAGAAGGCTGTTCTGGACATGATTTTCAGCTCTCTCCCAGTAATTTCCGGTTAG
- a CDS encoding Smr/MutS family protein, giving the protein MAKKKSRHTEPKPSEFHTTPFSALKGVAVAVTSQAVEPNRPITRPEPVEDDSELFLRAMDDVKRLGRRDAPARAATQTQQVKPAPGRAAAEKRQPELDRGEREAFSKAIGQLKLDVTFSDQTPEDEELKPLGANRLRQLKRGVVSVERQLDLHGLTREEALEALPRFLASAAAHGEKAVLVITGKGNNSPVEPVLQQAVLGWLRDAGRKLVVEFAPAPREMGGSGAFVVFLRR; this is encoded by the coding sequence ATGGCAAAGAAGAAATCCCGACATACTGAACCGAAACCGTCCGAGTTTCACACCACCCCCTTCAGCGCCCTCAAGGGGGTGGCTGTTGCGGTAACGTCGCAGGCAGTGGAACCGAACCGCCCAATCACTCGTCCGGAACCTGTCGAGGATGATAGCGAGCTGTTTCTGCGGGCCATGGATGACGTCAAACGCCTGGGCCGTCGCGATGCTCCCGCCAGGGCCGCGACCCAGACCCAGCAGGTGAAACCGGCCCCGGGGCGAGCCGCTGCGGAAAAGCGGCAGCCTGAGCTCGACCGCGGCGAACGGGAGGCCTTCAGCAAAGCCATCGGACAGCTGAAACTCGATGTGACTTTCAGCGACCAGACCCCCGAGGACGAGGAGTTGAAACCCCTGGGAGCCAATCGCCTGCGCCAGTTGAAGCGGGGGGTGGTTTCGGTGGAGCGCCAGCTGGACCTGCACGGCCTTACCCGCGAGGAGGCGCTGGAGGCATTGCCCCGCTTCCTGGCGAGCGCCGCCGCACACGGCGAAAAGGCGGTGCTGGTAATCACCGGCAAGGGGAACAACTCCCCCGTCGAACCGGTGCTGCAACAGGCGGTGCTGGGATGGCTGCGGGATGCGGGCAGGAAGTTGGTGGTGGAGTTTGCTCCCGCCCCGCGGGAGATGGGGGGGAGTGGGGCGTTCGTGGTGTTTCTGCGACGATAG